Proteins encoded within one genomic window of Glycine soja cultivar W05 chromosome 1, ASM419377v2, whole genome shotgun sequence:
- the LOC114372220 gene encoding uncharacterized protein LOC114372220, with the protein MEGETSYTVGSPPIFDGEEYELWAARMTAHLEALDLWEAVEENYDVPKLPLDPMVAQMKNHRERKTKKAKAKNCLFFVVSKIIFTRIMNFKSAKQIWDYLILEYQGCERTKGMQVLNLGREFEMQSMKETKTIKGYADRLLGMANRVRLLGKDFPDERIVQKILVTIPEKYESKISALEESKDLSTITLGELINALQAQEQRRMMRQ; encoded by the coding sequence ATGGAGGGAGAAACATCATACACAGTAGGTTCACCACCAATTTTTGATGGTGAGGAGTACGAATTATGGGCTGCAAGGATGACTGCTCATCTTGAAGCTTTGGATCTTTGGGAGGCAGTAGAAGAAAACTATGATGTTCCTAAACTACCTTTAGATCCAATGGTGGCTCAGATGAAGAATCACAGAGAAAGGAAGACCAAAAAGGCTAAGGCTAAAAATTGCCTTTTCTTTGTTgtgtcaaaaattatttttacaagaaTTATGAACTTCAAGTCTGCCAAACAGATTTGGGATTATCTCATATTAGAATATCAAGGCTGTGAAAGAACCAAAGGCATGCAAGTACTCAACTTGGGCAGAGAATTCGAGATGCAAAGCATGAAAGAGACTAAAACAATTAAAGGCTACGCTGACCGGCTGTTAGGCATGGCAAATAGAGTGAGGCTTCTTGGGAAGGACTTTCCTGATGAAAGAATAGTGCAAAAAATCCTGGTCACTATACCCGAGAAGTATGAATCGAAGATATCAGCATTGGAGGAGTCTAAAGACCTGTCAACCATCACCTTAGGAGAACTCATAAATGCTCTACAAGCCCAGGAGCAGAGAAGAATGATGAGACAATAG